One Candidatus Hydrogenedens sp. DNA segment encodes these proteins:
- a CDS encoding 3D domain-containing protein, producing MLRRYLLITITVFLIFSAGCATTSTRFKPQVGSRSEILTLETRGYCPCGKCCNWKRNWYFRPVVAHGPNKGKPKKVGMTASGVKATRGTISADTSRFPFGTIMYIPDYGYGRVEDRGGSIKGDSIDLFFKKHKEAMRWGKRTKKVKVWYPPGK from the coding sequence ATGCTTCGACGATATTTGTTAATAACGATAACAGTATTTTTAATCTTTTCTGCGGGTTGTGCTACAACTTCAACACGGTTTAAGCCTCAGGTAGGTTCTCGTTCTGAAATATTAACTTTAGAAACACGCGGGTATTGTCCCTGTGGTAAATGCTGCAATTGGAAAAGGAATTGGTATTTTCGTCCTGTTGTTGCCCATGGACCGAATAAGGGAAAGCCCAAAAAAGTAGGTATGACTGCCAGTGGTGTTAAAGCAACAAGAGGAACCATTTCAGCCGATACAAGTCGCTTCCCTTTCGGGACGATTATGTATATTCCAGACTATGGTTATGGTCGGGTGGAAGACCGAGGTGGTTCTATCAAAGGGGATAGCATTGACCTGTTTTTTAAGAAGCATAAAGAAGCAATGCGTTGGGGAAAACGAACCAAAAAGGTAAAAGTGTGGTATCCTCCGGGCAAATGA
- a CDS encoding transketolase C-terminal domain-containing protein, with translation MPMSFPINVEKYKPIAVNPFHQEFTKEQLEQLKTNIQVVRDSIIFFTAVAGIRGLGGHTGGAYSIVPEVLVLDSFMKGSEKIYPVYFDEAGHRVAIQYAMSAFNGIIPFDYLLHYREANYGLYGHPEIEHELGIKFASGRLGHLWSFVNGVALANPDKVVFMLGSDGSQQEGDDAESARLAVAQKINVKLCIDDNNVTISGHPSQYLPGYDIGKTLSGHGLNVDVGEGENLESLVQRMIKAVRQEGPVALINKRVMAPGVPGIEGNHSGHDVIGKDNAIAYFEKRGMPEVIEFLNKVEKISVSRTYRGCSKEQGSNRTEFGNIVKDYLTAHPEEKSERKILVIDSDLEGSTGLKAIRVAHPDIFINGGVQERGNFSASAGFGFEKGKQGIFSTFSAFLEMILSELTMARLNKANAICHFSHAGVDDIADNTCHYGINIFFADNGLPEGDNTRLYFPADALQLKAVVHRIWKDEGIRFIFTTRSKVPFICKEDGTKFYEGNYQFVPGKDEIIRKGTAGYVISYGEMLHRALDAVEQAREQGLDVGLINKPTLNVVDEDMMTVLGKAPFVLVVEAQNIKTGLGSRFGSWLLQRQYAPKFDYMGVSKPGKGGLSEHITYQGLDPEHILERIKQLAG, from the coding sequence ATGCCCATGAGTTTCCCAATTAATGTAGAGAAATACAAACCTATTGCTGTGAACCCGTTTCATCAAGAGTTTACAAAAGAACAATTAGAACAGTTGAAAACAAACATTCAAGTTGTTCGTGATTCCATCATTTTCTTTACCGCTGTTGCAGGAATCCGTGGTCTGGGGGGGCATACCGGTGGAGCATATAGTATCGTTCCTGAAGTATTAGTTCTGGATAGTTTTATGAAAGGTTCTGAAAAAATTTATCCCGTTTATTTTGATGAAGCAGGGCACCGTGTGGCTATTCAATATGCAATGTCTGCTTTCAACGGAATTATCCCATTTGACTATTTATTACATTATCGTGAGGCTAATTATGGACTTTATGGACATCCGGAAATTGAGCATGAATTAGGGATAAAATTTGCATCCGGTCGTTTAGGGCATTTATGGTCTTTTGTTAATGGTGTAGCATTAGCCAATCCAGATAAGGTTGTTTTTATGTTAGGTTCTGACGGTTCCCAGCAGGAAGGTGATGATGCAGAATCTGCACGACTCGCTGTTGCTCAGAAAATAAATGTTAAATTGTGTATTGATGATAACAATGTAACAATCTCGGGTCATCCTTCCCAGTATCTACCAGGCTATGACATTGGGAAAACGCTATCTGGACACGGCTTAAATGTGGATGTCGGCGAAGGTGAAAATCTGGAAAGTCTGGTGCAACGTATGATTAAAGCAGTGCGACAAGAAGGTCCTGTGGCTCTGATTAACAAACGAGTAATGGCACCGGGCGTTCCCGGGATTGAAGGGAACCATTCAGGACATGATGTTATCGGAAAAGACAACGCTATTGCTTACTTTGAAAAACGCGGTATGCCTGAAGTTATTGAATTCTTAAACAAAGTTGAAAAAATTTCTGTAAGCAGAACTTATCGGGGGTGTTCTAAGGAACAGGGAAGTAATCGAACGGAATTTGGAAATATTGTTAAGGATTATTTAACAGCACATCCCGAAGAAAAGAGCGAACGAAAAATTTTAGTTATTGATTCCGACCTCGAAGGTTCCACCGGATTAAAAGCCATCCGTGTAGCACATCCGGATATATTCATAAATGGTGGCGTTCAGGAACGCGGGAATTTCTCTGCTTCTGCAGGTTTCGGGTTTGAAAAAGGCAAGCAGGGAATATTTAGCACCTTCTCTGCCTTTTTAGAAATGATTCTTTCTGAACTAACCATGGCACGGTTAAATAAAGCCAATGCCATTTGTCATTTTTCCCATGCCGGGGTTGATGATATCGCTGATAATACCTGTCATTATGGAATTAATATTTTCTTCGCCGATAATGGTCTCCCGGAAGGTGATAATACACGGCTTTACTTCCCGGCAGATGCTCTACAACTTAAAGCAGTCGTTCATCGTATCTGGAAAGATGAGGGCATTCGGTTTATTTTTACCACCCGCAGTAAAGTTCCGTTTATTTGCAAAGAAGATGGCACGAAGTTCTATGAAGGCAATTATCAATTTGTTCCCGGAAAAGATGAAATTATCCGAAAAGGTACCGCCGGATATGTAATATCTTATGGAGAAATGCTACACCGTGCATTAGATGCTGTGGAACAAGCACGAGAACAGGGATTGGATGTAGGTCTCATCAATAAACCGACACTTAATGTAGTAGATGAAGATATGATGACCGTTTTAGGAAAAGCCCCATTCGTTTTAGTGGTCGAGGCACAAAACATCAAAACAGGCTTGGGCAGTCGTTTTGGCAGTTGGCTACTTCAAAGGCAATATGCTCCTAAATTTGATTATATGGGTGTTAGTAAACCCGGAAAAGGCGGACTATCTGAACATATTACCTATCAAGGATTAGACCCTGAACATATCCTCGAAAGGATAAAACAACTCGCAGGTTAA
- a CDS encoding DUF1559 domain-containing protein, with protein sequence MRKKGFTLIELLVVIAIIGILAAILLPALARAREAARRSSCQNNLKQWGLVFKMYSNEAKGERFPPICITAAQRVDCNVYPYTPTANAGLVAAGPNPAVLYPEYLTDLNIIFCPSDSAEKPGLQYNPAAQAAGLGDVPDVNIPCDDAVRGMSIIDSSYNYVGYVLDLCNADGSDPLVDITALATLVGATGISGNGPSQLVEAMLTLLGAYLSNPNEAVKKADEDISVPLGLGNGRQSTIYRLREGIERFLITDINNPAASSKAQSETWIMADTIAIDPGAYNHIPGGSNVLYMDGHVSFMRYQENGEQPVNGAVARVVGVILASQNII encoded by the coding sequence ATGCGTAAAAAAGGTTTCACACTCATCGAACTGCTTGTCGTCATCGCTATCATCGGTATCCTTGCGGCAATTTTGTTGCCGGCGCTAGCTCGTGCGAGGGAAGCAGCGCGCAGGAGCAGTTGCCAGAACAACCTCAAACAATGGGGTCTGGTCTTCAAAATGTACAGCAATGAAGCGAAAGGTGAAAGATTTCCGCCTATTTGCATTACTGCAGCACAAAGGGTAGATTGTAATGTTTATCCCTATACTCCAACTGCTAACGCTGGTCTTGTTGCAGCAGGTCCCAATCCCGCGGTGCTTTATCCGGAATACTTAACGGATTTAAACATCATCTTCTGTCCTTCTGATTCTGCGGAGAAACCGGGGCTTCAATATAATCCTGCAGCCCAGGCAGCAGGATTGGGAGATGTTCCCGATGTGAACATTCCTTGTGATGATGCGGTTCGCGGAATGTCTATCATTGATTCCAGTTATAACTATGTAGGATATGTGCTTGACCTTTGCAATGCAGACGGAAGTGACCCGCTGGTGGATATTACTGCATTAGCCACCCTTGTTGGTGCAACAGGAATATCAGGCAATGGTCCTTCGCAACTTGTGGAAGCAATGTTAACTCTATTGGGAGCCTATCTTTCCAATCCTAATGAGGCTGTAAAAAAAGCGGATGAGGATATTTCTGTGCCTTTAGGGTTAGGCAATGGCAGACAATCCACAATTTACAGACTCCGTGAAGGTATTGAACGCTTCTTAATCACGGATATTAACAATCCTGCCGCTTCGTCTAAAGCCCAGAGCGAAACCTGGATAATGGCGGATACCATTGCCATAGACCCAGGAGCCTACAACCACATTCCCGGCGGTTCTAATGTGCTTTACATGGATGGACATGTGAGTTTCATGCGGTATCAGGAAAATGGCGAACAACCTGTTAACGGTGCGGTTGCCCGTGTCGTAGGCGTTATATTGGCTTCACAAAATATTATATAG